CTTAGAATAAACTCTAAATTCAACTGCCAAATCTGATGTAATCAAGCAAATCACCATCGTCACATTCAGATGATACCAATCTTATTCGCAACATCAAGGGCATCGTAGTCAGGCGTCAATCTCACATATGCCTTCTTAGTTCCATCAGGCCTGGTCAAAGTGCAAAATCATTACACATTAGCCAAAAGCGTTGTCTGGAGCAACACTTGCAAAAGAAAGACTACTAACCTGATCAGagtattcactttctttgcctgAATATCATACATTTTCTTTACCGCGGCCTTGATCTTCTTCTTATCAGCTCTAAGGTCGACGATGAAGACGAGCGTGTTGTTGTCTTCGATTTTCTTCATTGCAGATTCAGTGGTCAAGGGATACTTGAGAATTTGATAGTGATCCAACTTGTTTCTTGGTGGAGCACTGATTCTGGGGTATTTAGGATTTCTGGGCTTTGTAAGTGTCTTCGGCCGATGGAAAGTAACAGAGGTCCTAATCTTCTTGCCCTTCTTCTTAAGAGTTGATCCCAACTTCACAGCCTTGGCAACTTTCTCAGCCTGCACTTTGTCATCAGGTTTCTTCGAGGTAGCTACTAGCACATTAGACAGAAAATTAATAAAAAGGCAACAGTTAGATAATATGAAAAGTGAGTAACAGAGAACCAATGATGATCCAATTCTTTTCTTCCCAACCAATTATGCAACCAAGATTGCTCATTTCAGCAATGGACATTCTGATATATGTGCATAAGATGCTTCAGGAAGGAACTACTCCCATTCAAATTTCAAACTGTTTGATTTCTAAAATTTAGATAACTGGGTTTACTTGGGTGGAAATCTAGTAGGGGAAATAAGAGGGAGAAACAGCTAGCTGATTAGATTTAACACCAATTCCCCTAGACTGAAGGTCAGAATGTGGTCAGATTGAACCAGAACAACAGTGCATTAGTAAGTACCTTGGCATGAATGGCATTGCACCATTCACTTTTTATAGAAAGCTTCATCTCACCCTCTTCCAATTTTACAACTTTTAGATTCTACCCACTTGTTAGAAACTTATAATTGCcaggatatgaaaaaaaaaaaaaagtggtaGAACTTGTtgtattaatttttcaaaaacaagttCCATCAACTAAACTACACAGCCTTTTTCTTACAATATAGACAACTGAAAGGTATgtattttaagaaaagagaaaaagaaaaatagcatatcatggtgaAAATATCACACTAATAGCTACTCTCAGCCATATTAAGTTGCTTTAGGGAACCAAATTGTCTTATTACTCAGGGGGCTTTCAAATTACCAACTCAACAATTTGATCACATAACAAGACTATAAACATTTTAAATCATTAAAAACATTCTAGTACTCCAATGC
This region of Zingiber officinale cultivar Zhangliang chromosome 9A, Zo_v1.1, whole genome shotgun sequence genomic DNA includes:
- the LOC122021594 gene encoding 60S ribosomal protein L23A-like, which translates into the protein MAPKATSKKPDDKVQAEKVAKAVKLGSTLKKKGKKIRTSVTFHRPKTLTKPRNPKYPRISAPPRNKLDHYQILKYPLTTESAMKKIEDNNTLVFIVDLRADKKKIKAAVKKMYDIQAKKVNTLIRPDGTKKAYVRLTPDYDALDVANKIGII